TGCCAACGTTCTTCCCCATCTATGTGACGATCCTGCACACTCAACAATAGCGGATCGTTAAAGACATGGGCAGCGGTTTCAAAGCTAACACCATGTTTCAGCTTATTGGACTTGTTTTTGATTTCATCCCACTCAAACAACCATGAGCTCATAGTAAAAGATCACCGCCAAAAATGTAAATACAAATCTGTCATTACCAATCTATCTACACCACTGGAAACGGTGCTGCACCACCCGGAGGGGCTACAAAGACCCGCGTACCCAGGTCACCATCAATCATCAGGATGCCGTGGCCATTGGAACCGACCAGCTTCAGTTTGGCAATAATGTCGCGGTCATTATTTTCCTCTTCAATCTGTTCGGTCACAAACCACTGCAGAAAGATCTGAGAGGCATGATCTTTTTCCTTAACCGCCAGCTCTGACAGGTCATTGATCCGGCTGGTAACGATCTGTTCATGGGCCAGGGTTTTTTCAAACATCTCCTGCAGGGACTTATACTTGTTCGGCACAGCCTTGCTGGCAGTCAAGGTGATGTTGATCCCCTGATCAACCAGATAGTTAAAGAATTTCATAAAGTGGACCATCTCTTCCTGATACTGCACCATAAACCAGGTTGCCGCCCCTTTCAGCCCCATCTCATTGGCCGCAGACGACATGGAAAGGTAGATATTTGCGGAATACAGCTCGAAG
Above is a window of Trichlorobacter lovleyi SZ DNA encoding:
- a CDS encoding BrnT family toxin, coding for MSSWLFEWDEIKNKSNKLKHGVSFETAAHVFNDPLLLSVQDRHIDGEERWQSIGMVNGNVLLLVAHLFQEDAKVVVIRIVSARKATAYERRRYEEGI
- a CDS encoding ferritin yields the protein MISKSMAEALNTHMNFELYSANIYLSMSSAANEMGLKGAATWFMVQYQEEMVHFMKFFNYLVDQGINITLTASKAVPNKYKSLQEMFEKTLAHEQIVTSRINDLSELAVKEKDHASQIFLQWFVTEQIEEENNDRDIIAKLKLVGSNGHGILMIDGDLGTRVFVAPPGGAAPFPVV